AAAAAAGACATTAAACATATGGAAGGTGTTGGGAGAAAGAAACCCTTACAGTTACTCCAGCACGAACCACAAGCTTGTGCGGCACATTATTGACATCAACAGAGTAAAAGCGTGTTCTGGGAAATTAAGATAGCAGAAGATCTGGATCAGTACCGAAATTCAACAAAAACTCTTTGCGCTCAAGAAATTAATGCAGAATGCATTCTGAAGTACACACAAGCTACTGCCTGCTGCAAACAAGCAGATACGCATGAGCAGGTGTTgccttaatttaaaattaattcttGAAATCTACTTTCGGAAGTAACAGCGATCATCCTAATCCAGTTTAGGAATCCAGTAATTTAAGTGTCCTCAATCCTTCCCTGCTATCTGAATCACGAGGACTAATTCTGATAACATGCCAAAAGTCTCATCTGATAATAAGAACTGTTCAGTGTTTACCAATCTATTATTGGGTCTTTCAGGAAGTAAGAAAGAACTACAAGAGAAAAATTCTGAgtactcaactcttctcaaaaATATATACAGAAGTAACAATGTTTATGAGTTATGAGTAGTCCCTAAACAAATAAATGTCACAAGAATCCAAAGTTTTGAAATATGTCAGAAAGATATAGAAAAGTTTGAAGAGTAGTGAGGAAGTTAATCAGGGAAAAGTTTAAAGTGTAGAACAAATGCTGCTTGCAAATCCTATACGAACCAATAGAAGTGCAACGAAAGTAGACGCTTTAGGCCTAGATAAAGCTTTTTATTGCAATGTGCTGTATCTGAAGGGAAATGCAAGAGAGCACAACCTTGGGAAGTAGTCAGCAGccaatttttctaattttggtTTCAAGTATATGCATTTGCGGCACCAGCTCGCCATCCTGCAGATTCAAAGAGCTTTATACATCAAGTGAATACcaaagtacaacaacaacaacccagtgtcATCCCATAAGCTCATCCACAAGATAACCAAAAGAACTTCAGCCTCTATCTTTTAGGTCATGAGAAAACGAGCCCCTAGGAAACAAGAGCCGTACCGTATGAGCAATTAGATTAAAGTTGAGAGACACATCGagataacaaataaaatgaCTTCCTAGGATTCCTAGGAAAGAACATTGGTACTAAATTGCAAACATGTATGATATAACCTTACAAGAAACTCTTGCATTTGCATAGGAATAACTAGCATATAAAACATAATCAGAACTAAGTAGCTAAGAAAACTGAGCCCTTACATTGCAAGTCATCGCCCAATAATTGGTATTTTCCTATATGCTTTCTAGATGTTGGCACTTTTTATTGAGTAATCTGTTTCAAGTGGGCCTAGTGACTACACAGTGCAATCACTGTAAATGAGCAAAACAAGGCATACAACATGTAAACTGATTGTTAACACTCTAGATTACCTCATCTTACTTACTATAATATATGAGACGTGATCATTAGGGTCGTTACACTAGGAACTCATTCGTTAAGCTCTTTATACTAGAAACTGATCCGTAAGCTCGTTAAACTAGGAACTGATCTGTTAACCTAGTTACAATAGGAACTGATCCGTTAAGCTTGTTACACTAGGAATTGATCCGTTAAGCTAGTTACACTATTCATCTGAACCTAGAGGAACTAGACATCTCATGATAGGGGGACATGTTACATTTCACCATTTTCAGAGATCTCACTGAATCACTTAGCTGACTTATGCTTGAGCCATCCAACCGTAATCACTGTTTTATCAAATATAAGATGGCAAAAAAACAAGTAATAACAAAATAAACACCTCATTTCCACAGTGCCAGCACCAAATTAAAATTGAATCAAACCCCAACATAACCACcatgaaacaacaacaacaacatactttGGTACAGAATACAACTGAAAAATCATAAACCagcactaacaacaacaacataccaagtgtaatcccacaaagtgggggTCTGGGGAGGTACTAGGAAAGGTAGAGAAGCTGTTTCCAATAGTCGTAACATTATTGAAAGCATGACCAAACATTCTGAACAGTAGTAACAAGAAACTACAAGACTAATGTTACGACTACTAATAGGGTGAGAAATCATAAACCAGCTAATAAAAAAGCGAACTTTATAAACCCCTTTTCTCTATATCCAATTTTAAGCTGACCCTTTTGATTATTTAACATATTCCAACAAGAAAAAATCATTCTTGACCAACTTTTTCTATACATAAATAGCAAATACGCACCATAGAATCACAACAGATTCATCAAGCTGATGTGCTTCAGCTATGACTCGATCAAATTGGGGTTCATCAGAAATGGGTTGTAGCTCAATCGAAGCAGGTGAATTATCAAGATCTTGTACATAACTTTCTCCATCATGATTTTCCAAAACCTGAACTTTCACCTTAAAGTCCAaatgaattcttgaaaaatttagGGAGATTGGTGCTAAAAGTACCAATCTTGGAGCTTTGAAAGATGAAATAGAGGATGGGTTTGATTTTCTTGAGAATAATTGTTGAATAACTGGAGAGAATTGTGTTGAGCTAGACATTACTTTACTGTTCAATAGAGCTGTGGAACAATGGCGGAGAAGAGTTAAGCGTGCATTGCACGTGCAGCGTTGACGGCTCTTGTAGTGGATATTGGGGCATAcagaaaatgataaaaaaatgcTTTCTTTGGCATGCATTGAACCGTTTTAGTAAATATATTAAGAAGTGTTTGGacgggctttaagttggtcaaactaATTTAAAACCCTCTTTAGCTTTTAGATAtatttgtctaatgctaactttaagtcataaaatttttaaagtcagtcaaaaatgaaaagttagattactaactttttttttctaagtgtttaaagtcattttctttgatcatagaaattacttttatatttcttatattttaactaaattcccaaactatcttttttattcttttaaccctaaaattcacatcattttcctcaaacacttttattcaaacactcaactgcttatttataaaaataactttcagcacttcaaagttctaaaagaaacttcatacataaaaattacttttttaagcccatctaAACGGACTCTAAGTTTGTCAAAAGACTAATATTATTGTGGTGTTCGAGTTAATTTACATACACTTTGATTAATTTCATGATAATGTATCACCTCCCACTAGCGATAGGTATCATATAACTCTGTCCACCGAAACTAGGACATATgagaataaatttattaaaatttagctatggaaaaaaaaatgaaaactcacacacatatatataggtataatttttgtagttttcttattattttaggCATAATGCCATAACAAACAATCAAACTTGACATAAACACTCCAACTTTCCATATCACTAAAAACCTCAACAAAATCCAAAGGTATTTCATCTGGGGAACCAATACTGAGAAAAAGAAACTTCACCTCCTTAGCTGGGATACCATCACTAACACCAAGGATAAGGGGGACTGGAGATCCAAAAAAGTGAGCTTAGAAACAAAACCCTGCATGCTAGCTTAGCCTGGAGACTCTTTCATGGCCAGAATAGCCTCTGGAAAAAGGTCCTTATAAAAAAATACTCTAGAGGAAACCTCAATTGGAGGAGAAATCCTTGCTCCAGAATCTAGAATTGTGTTCTAGATGGTTGGAAGGAAAACCTTAATGGCCATTGATGGTCTGTGATTAAAGGTAACAGAGTCAACTTCATGCATGATAGGTGGATTCCAAACCATGAGCCTATTAGAAATATTCTCTATGGACCTTTGAGAGAAGGAGAGGATAACTGTAAAGTTTGTGACTTCTGGAATAATGGCAATTGTGACTTCTCCACCCTCTTCTTCCAGCTGACTGATAACCTCAGAACTAGCATTGCCTCTATCCACATCCATCTTGACTAGATCAGGAATGACAAACTAGCTTGGAACCTTACCACCAGTGATAACTTTACCTCTACCTCTGCCTACTCTATGATCCACAACTCCAAATCTCAGGGCCCTATCAATGTCATAAAGGATTTCAAGTGGATCTGGAAATCTTCTTGCCCTAACAAAATCAAAACATTCATTTGGTTCTTCCATCATGGCAGGCTTCCCACCTCTGCATAACTGAATAGAATATGCTTAGATATTGATCCTAATTGCAAAGTGTGCAATACCATTGAAGAGAACATTGACCACATTTTCTTTAAATACACCAATGCCATTAATTTTTGGAATGAGGTGAATAACAACTCCACTTCCTCTTGGAAAATCAATCCCTCTTTTTACAATAGATGTAACTGGACCAACATCTGGGTAGACAGTAAGAGGAAGCCCTTTTATAAAAATCTTCATTGGGACAACCTTCTTCCCTTTTGCTTTTGGAACATTTGGcttaaaagaaatgacaacacTTTTAGAGGGAACATAGATGCAATCCCTATCCTCCCCACCATCCATCAGGCTACTAAATATCACCTCCTCATTAACCCCCTTCCCACTACCAAGAGCATCATCCATACTACCATTCCAGTCAAATGGAATCCCCCAACGCAGGCCACTACATGCTCAATACTGATGGTGCCACTGGCAACAACACCAGCAATAGAGGACTTGGTGGAGTCATTAGGAATCACAAAGGGGAATGGATTATTGTCTTTACCAACAGGATTGCCCATAACAACCCAAAGCTAGCGGAATTCCAAGCCCTTCGCATGGACCTGCAGCTGGCGCTGGAGAGAAACCTCACGCCCATTGAGATCAACATTGACTCCATGGAAGTCATTAACATGCTCACCCAAAACAATCCTTTATTTACTGACAGCATTCTTGAATATAGGTTCTTGATGCAGACTCTGGGGAGACCACAAGTGACGCATGTCTACCGGGAGTAGAACAAGGTAGCGGATAGTCTAAGCAAAGAGGGAGCTAGGAATTGTGCATAGGGAAGACCATGTTTTTTTGTTAGTTACACCAATGTCTGCTGCCAAGCATGTTTCGACAGACATTGTGGGAGCTATATTTTGGAGGAAAACTAAACATTATGTCACTGCTTTTAATGGCCATACAACGGCCTTGGCTTGTAATAATGACTCTATAGAAAGCGGAACTAGTCCCTCTCCTCTACCAGACATTTAATAgctatatatatgataatgctttattaccaaaaaaaaaaaaacactccaACTTTGAGTGTGCATATTTAGACACCTCAGTCTGTCTTCACTGCGCCAATTGGATACTCTAACTTATGAAATAACCATCTAAATACCTCCAAATTTATGTCATATCAGCAATGGATATCCacgagacacaataggaatgaGTTGGAGTGTTTAGTTGCTAGTTGAGTCAAAGTTAAAATGTCTAAATGTGCATTCTCAAAATTGGAATGCTTACTTGCCGGCCATTGAAATCAAACTTAA
This Solanum dulcamara chromosome 1, daSolDulc1.2, whole genome shotgun sequence DNA region includes the following protein-coding sequences:
- the LOC129899078 gene encoding thioredoxin-like 3-2, chloroplastic, encoding MHAKESIFLSFSVCPNIHYKSRQRCTCNARLTLLRHCSTALLNSKVMSSSTQFSPVIQQLFSRKSNPSSISSFKAPRLVLLAPISLNFSRIHLDFKVKVQVLENHDGESYVQDLDNSPASIELQPISDEPQFDRVIAEAHQLDESVVILWMASWCRKCIYLKPKLEKLAADYFPRTRFYSVDVNNVPHKLVVRAGVTKMPTIQLWRDGKKQAEVIGGHKAHLVVNEVRDMIENEDNL